Part of the Pseudomonadota bacterium genome is shown below.
AATTCGTTATCCTTTAGTATCCTTCTTCAACCGTGAATTTCTAAGTATCTTTTCCTGTAAATAGCCTTACAGTTCCATTGATGGTTCGCCCGAAATACAGAAAGGAAATTCCCTTCGCATTCCGGCACTTCATTCCAGACTATCACCCGCAAGCTGGTACTCACTTAACTTCCTTGCAAACAAAAGATAACCGGTATGGGCAACCATTCGGTCTTCTGGTCTCACCCTTTCTGCAATGGTCTTATATTTCCTGAGCATTATCTCCATCACTTCTATATCCCCAAAGCCATCCTTCAGTTTCCTCAAAATCTCAGTAACCTGGTTTGCGGTAGGAACAATCATACCCAGAGAACCGCTTTCCGTTAATAGGCTCCTCACTTTATCAAAATATATCCATGGTTCCCTCACATCAATAAATGCAGCATCAAACTCATTATTGAAATAATCCATCACATCACCATGGTGAAGGTCAACATTACCCCATTCAACAAAACGTTCAATATTCTTTTTTGCATTTTTATAATGCCTCTCTTCCTTCTCAAAGGAAACAACCATGCCTTCTGGACCAACGATATGTGAAAACAGAAAGGTTAATGCACCACTTCCCGTGCCAACCTCAATAACCCTTGAATTATGTTTTAAATTAAGCTTAAAACATACAAAAAACCCATCCTTTGGAAACACTATCTGGGTTTCTCTTCTTATACCATGCATGATGATATCCTCTATGGTTGGCTCATATATTTCATACTGCCCACATCTGATTCCAAAAGATTTTCCAATAAGATCTA
Proteins encoded:
- a CDS encoding tRNA (adenine-N1)-methyltransferase gives rise to the protein MKIIGENDLVLIVYKDKRYLKKVTLDKSFHGKGGILTFLDLIGKSFGIRCGQYEIYEPTIEDIIMHGIRRETQIVFPKDGFFVCFKLNLKHNSRVIEVGTGSGALTFLFSHIVGPEGMVVSFEKEERHYKNAKKNIERFVEWGNVDLHHGDVMDYFNNEFDAAFIDVREPWIYFDKVRSLLTESGSLGMIVPTANQVTEILRKLKDGFGDIEVMEIMLRKYKTIAERVRPEDRMVAHTGYLLFARKLSEYQLAGDSLE